One Brassica napus cultivar Da-Ae chromosome A5, Da-Ae, whole genome shotgun sequence DNA window includes the following coding sequences:
- the LOC106450792 gene encoding beta-glucosidase 26, peroxisomal, with the protein MTHLQRTYPTSMSKGRASFPKGFLFGTASSSYQYEGAVTEGERGQSMWDHFSNRFPHRISDHSHGNVAVDFFHRYKEDIKRMKDINMDSFRLSIAWPRVIPYGKRERGVSEEGIKFYNDVIDELLANEITPLVTIFHWDTPQDLEDEYGGFLSEQIIDDFRDYASLCFERFGDRVSLWCTLNEPWVYSVAGYDTGRKAPGRCSKYVNGASVAGMSGYEAYIVSHNMLLAHAEAVQVFRKCDHIKNGQIGIAHNPLWYEPYDPSDPDDVEGCNRAMDFMIGWHHHPTAYGDYPDTMKKSVGDRLPSFTPEQSKKLIGSCDYVGINYYSSLFVKSIKHVDPTQPTWRTDQGVDWMKTNIDGKQIAKQGGSEWSFTYPTGLRNVLKYMKKNYDNPRILITENGYGEVADQSQSLFMYNPSIDTERLEYIEGHIHAIHQAIHEDGVRVEGYYVWSLLDNFEWNSGYGVRYGLYYIDYKDGLRRYPKMSALWLKEFLKFDQEDESSSSSAESKKEEKKESYGKQLLHSVQDSGALPAVLGSLFVVTATVGTSLFFKGSNN; encoded by the exons ATGACACA TCTTCAAAGAACATATCCTACATCGATGTCAAAAGGTAGAGCTAGCTTTCCAAAAGGCTTTCTCTTTGGaactgcttcttcttcttaccag taTGAAGGAGCAGTCACTGAAGGTGAGAGAGGTCAAAGCATGTGGGATCATTTCTCCAACAGATTTCCTCACAGAATCAGTGACCATAGTCATGGAAACGTtgccgtcgatttcttccatcGTTACAAG GAAGATATAAAGAGAATGAAAGATATAAACATGGATTCTTTTAGGCTCTCCATTGCTTGGCCAAGAGTGATACCTT AtggcaagagagagagaggagttaGTGAAGAAGGGATTAAGTTTTACAATGATGTTATAGATGAACTCCTAGCCAATGAAATCACTCCTCTTGTTACCATCTTTCATTGGGACACTCCTCAGGATCTTGAAGATGAATATGGTGGTTTTCTAAGCGAGCAGATTAT AGATGACTTTAGAGACTATGCGAGTCTCTGCTTCGAGAGGTTTGGGGATCGAGTGAGTCTATGGTGCACACTGAATGAACCATGGGTGTACAGTGTTGCGGGTTACGACACAGGGAGAAAAGCTCCAGGACGATGCTCCAAGTATGTTAATGGAGCTAGTGTTGCTGGTATGTCGGGATACGAGGCTTACATTGTGAGCCATAACATGCTTCTAGCACACGCAGAAGCAGTGCAAGTGTTTAGAAAATGTGACCAT ATCAAAAATGGACAAATAGGCATTGCGCATAATCCACTTTGGTATGAGCCTTATGATCCAAGTGATCCAGATGATGTAGAAGGATGTAACCGAGCTATGGACTTCATGATTGGTTG GCATCATCATCCAACAGCGTATGGAGACTATCCAGACACGATGAAGAAATCTGTAGGAGATAGGTTACCAAGTTTCACACCAGAACAATCCAAGAAGCTGATAGGCTCTTGTGATTACGTTGGTATAAACTATTACAGCTCGCTTTTCGTGAAGAGTATCAAACACGTGGATCCTACGCAACCCACTTGGAGAACTGATCAAGGCGTAGATTGGATGA AAACAAACATTGATGGTAAACAAATAGCGAAACAAGGAGGATCAGAGTGGAGTTTCACATATCCAACAGGACTCAGAAACGTTTTGAAGTATATGAAGAAAAACTATGACAATCCTCGGATTCTCATAACGGAGAATG GGTATGGTGAAGTAGCTGATCAGAGTCAGAGTCTGTTTATGTACAATCCTTCAATCGATACAGAGAGATTGGAGTACATAGAAGGACACATCCACGCCATTCATCAAGCTATTCA TGAAGATGGAGTTAGAGTGGAAGGCTATTACGTATGGTCATTGCTGGATAACTTTGAGTGGAACAGTGGATATGGTGTGAGATACGGTTTGTATTACattgattacaaagatggacttAGAAGATACCCGAAAATGTCTGCTTTGTGGTTGAAAGAATTCTTGAAGTTTGATCAAGAAGATgagtcgtcttcttcttctgcggAGTCTAAGAAGGAAGAGAAAAAGGAGAGCTATGGAAAACAGTTATTGCATTCTGTTCAAGATAGTGGTGCGCTACCTGCGGTTTTGGGGAGCTTGTTTGTTGTCACTGCAACTGTTGGCACTTCTCTGTTCTTCAAGGGATCCAATAACTGA